The proteins below come from a single Oryzomicrobium terrae genomic window:
- a CDS encoding C40 family peptidase: MPQAQEVVFYALGLLDTGYRFGGKNPEAGLDCSGMVSFIYDRAAGLRLTGSAADLAQKGRPVGSADLRPGDLVFFNTLNRPYSHVGIYIGDNRFVHAPNSRGKIRVDRLDARYYAERFEAARTMFD, encoded by the coding sequence GTGCCCCAAGCGCAGGAGGTGGTGTTCTACGCCCTTGGACTGCTCGATACCGGCTATCGTTTCGGCGGCAAGAACCCGGAGGCCGGCCTCGACTGCAGCGGCATGGTCAGCTTCATCTACGACCGGGCCGCCGGGCTGCGCCTGACCGGTTCGGCCGCCGATCTGGCGCAGAAGGGCCGTCCGGTGGGCAGTGCCGACCTGCGCCCCGGTGACCTGGTGTTCTTCAATACCCTCAACCGGCCCTACTCCCACGTCGGCATCTATATCGGTGACAACCGCTTCGTCCACGCGCCCAACTCCCGTGGCAAAATCCGGGTAGACCGTCTGGACGCCCGCTACTACGCCGAGCGTTTCGAAGCGGCCCGCACCATGTTCGATTGA
- a CDS encoding HDOD domain-containing protein, producing the protein MPAIDERQIDTLLKGVQIPPCPAILNQLSREMEHEAVSLPRVSRLINQDVALAAGVLKIANSPLFGGRQVGSVNEALSLLGLKNVFNLVINQLVRNIQAAGERPPAMARFWDSAAYTATVCAMLAAQLPGTSRETAYSFGLFRDCGMPLLMQKYADYKDVLKRANATEGLRYTQVEDAAYGTNHAVVGYLFARQWGLSDVICQAILSHHDFVSLDHEAGLPDETCTLIALNLLAERIVNLFLRVNDEAEWLKGKHAACTFFGLAEQDLDDIVDDALVRLEQARAAKAA; encoded by the coding sequence ATGCCCGCCATCGACGAACGCCAGATCGACACGCTCCTCAAAGGGGTCCAGATTCCCCCTTGTCCGGCCATCCTCAACCAGCTTTCCCGCGAAATGGAGCACGAGGCGGTCAGCCTGCCGCGGGTCAGCCGCCTGATCAACCAGGACGTGGCCCTGGCTGCCGGGGTGTTGAAGATCGCCAACTCCCCCCTGTTTGGTGGGCGCCAGGTCGGCTCGGTCAACGAGGCCCTGAGCCTGCTCGGGTTGAAGAATGTCTTCAACCTGGTGATCAACCAACTGGTGCGCAATATTCAGGCGGCCGGCGAGCGCCCCCCCGCCATGGCACGCTTCTGGGACAGCGCCGCCTATACCGCGACGGTATGCGCCATGCTGGCCGCCCAACTGCCCGGCACGTCCCGGGAGACGGCCTACAGCTTCGGCCTGTTCCGCGACTGCGGCATGCCGCTGCTGATGCAGAAGTATGCCGATTACAAGGACGTGCTGAAGCGCGCCAACGCCACCGAGGGGCTGCGCTACACCCAGGTCGAGGATGCCGCCTACGGTACCAACCACGCCGTGGTCGGTTATCTGTTCGCCCGCCAGTGGGGCCTCTCCGACGTCATCTGCCAGGCCATCCTGTCGCACCACGACTTCGTCTCCCTGGATCACGAGGCGGGCTTGCCGGACGAGACGTGCACCCTGATCGCCCTCAACCTGCTGGCGGAACGGATCGTGAACCTGTTCCTGCGGGTCAACGACGAGGCCGAGTGGCTCAAGGGCAAGCATGCGGCCTGCACCTTCTTCGGCCTGGCCGAGCAGGACCTGGACGACATCGTGGACGACGCCCTGGTGCGTCTGGAACAGGCCCGGGCCGCCAAGGCCGCCTGA
- a CDS encoding peroxidase-related enzyme (This protein belongs to a clade of uncharacterized proteins related to peroxidases such as the alkylhydroperoxidase AhpD.): MTAPISRFSVPALADLPEDIRTKLLAVQEKAGFVPNVFLTLSRRPDEFRAFFAYHDALMEKDGGLTKAEREMIVVATSGANQCQYCVVAHGAILRIRAKNPQIADQLAINYRKADITPRQRAMLDYALKVALRAQEVDDADLAALREHGFDDEDIWDIGAIAAFFAMSNRLANMTSMRPNDEFYLMGRLPKA; the protein is encoded by the coding sequence ATGACCGCCCCCATCAGCCGCTTTTCCGTTCCTGCCCTCGCCGACCTGCCCGAGGACATCCGCACCAAGCTGCTCGCCGTGCAGGAGAAAGCCGGCTTCGTACCCAACGTATTTCTCACCCTGAGCCGCCGGCCCGACGAATTTCGCGCCTTCTTCGCCTACCACGACGCCCTGATGGAAAAGGACGGCGGCCTGACCAAGGCCGAGCGCGAGATGATCGTGGTCGCCACCTCCGGCGCCAACCAGTGCCAGTACTGCGTGGTGGCCCACGGCGCCATCCTGCGCATCCGCGCCAAGAATCCGCAGATCGCCGACCAGCTGGCGATCAACTACCGCAAGGCCGACATCACCCCGCGCCAGCGCGCCATGCTCGACTACGCCCTGAAGGTGGCCCTGCGCGCCCAGGAGGTGGACGACGCCGACCTCGCCGCCTTGCGCGAGCACGGCTTTGACGACGAGGACATCTGGGACATCGGCGCCATCGCCGCCTTCTTCGCCATGAGCAACCGGCTGGCCAACATGACCAGCATGCGGCCCAACGACGAGTTCTACCTGATGGGCCGGCTGCCCAAGGCCTGA
- a CDS encoding MaoC family dehydratase, with protein sequence MNAQNGYDIEDLQPGMSASLAKTVTEADLILFSGVSMDTNPVHLNEEYAKTTMFGGRIAHGMLSAGFISAVLANKLPGPGTIYLGQTLKFKAPVRPGDTVTATITVKEVDVAKKRCVLQTVCSVAGKTVIEGEATTMCTSRG encoded by the coding sequence ATGAACGCCCAGAACGGCTACGACATCGAAGACCTGCAACCCGGCATGAGCGCGAGCCTGGCCAAGACCGTCACCGAGGCGGACCTGATCCTGTTTTCCGGGGTGTCCATGGACACCAACCCGGTACACCTCAACGAGGAATACGCCAAGACCACCATGTTCGGCGGGCGCATCGCCCACGGCATGCTGTCCGCCGGATTCATTTCCGCCGTGCTGGCCAACAAGCTGCCTGGCCCCGGCACCATCTACCTGGGCCAGACCCTCAAGTTCAAGGCACCGGTGCGCCCCGGTGACACCGTCACCGCCACCATCACCGTCAAGGAGGTGGACGTGGCCAAGAAGCGCTGCGTGCTGCAGACCGTTTGCTCCGTCGCCGGCAAGACCGTCATCGAAGGCGAAGCCACCACCATGTGTACCAGCCGCGGCTGA
- a CDS encoding dienelactone hydrolase family protein, which translates to MLEKETSTEFDSLMPRVGFSRRGFLVGSIAAGFALATQPVMAQTAIDTTPDGLVTGIEPLVGADRHPVPAYYARPEGKGPFPVVLVASEIFGVHHYIQDVCRRLAHQGYFAIAPDLFVRQGDPTKISNVQQILDGIVAKVPDAQVLGDLDAAVKFATAHGGDAKRLYMTGFCWGGRITWLYAAHNSTLRAAVAWYGKVDGAPSALAPKQPVDLAAGLTVPVLGLYGGKDQGIPLDDVEEMKGALKKGKSGSDIVVFPEAGHAFHADYRPSYRKAEAEEGWKRLLDWYARHGSGRG; encoded by the coding sequence ATGCTTGAAAAAGAAACCAGCACCGAGTTCGACAGCCTGATGCCCCGGGTCGGCTTCAGCCGGCGCGGCTTCCTGGTCGGCAGCATTGCTGCCGGCTTTGCCCTGGCGACCCAGCCGGTGATGGCCCAGACGGCCATCGACACCACCCCGGACGGGCTGGTGACCGGCATCGAGCCCCTGGTCGGCGCCGACCGTCACCCGGTGCCGGCCTACTATGCCCGCCCGGAAGGCAAGGGGCCGTTCCCAGTGGTGCTGGTGGCCTCGGAAATCTTCGGCGTGCACCACTACATCCAGGATGTGTGCCGGCGCCTGGCCCATCAGGGCTACTTCGCCATCGCCCCGGACCTGTTCGTGCGTCAAGGCGATCCGACCAAGATCAGCAACGTCCAGCAGATTCTCGATGGCATCGTTGCCAAGGTGCCGGACGCCCAGGTGCTGGGCGACCTGGACGCGGCGGTGAAGTTCGCCACTGCCCACGGCGGCGACGCCAAGCGCCTGTACATGACCGGCTTCTGCTGGGGGGGGCGCATCACCTGGTTGTACGCCGCCCACAACTCGACCCTCCGCGCCGCGGTGGCCTGGTATGGCAAGGTCGATGGCGCCCCCAGCGCCCTGGCCCCGAAGCAGCCTGTCGATCTGGCCGCCGGTCTGACCGTGCCGGTGCTCGGCCTCTATGGCGGCAAGGACCAGGGGATTCCCCTCGACGACGTGGAGGAAATGAAAGGAGCCTTGAAGAAGGGCAAGAGCGGTTCGGACATTGTCGTCTTCCCCGAGGCCGGCCACGCCTTTCATGCCGATTACCGGCCCAGCTATCGCAAGGCCGAGGCCGAGGAGGGGTGGAAGCGCCTGCTTGACTGGTACGCCCGCCACGGTAGCGGCCGGGGCTGA
- the mgtE gene encoding magnesium transporter yields MGDADALQARLAEVQTLLARHRLVEDLVHRQEMPRHDLVESLVHKRHLAELRGKLDKMHPADIATILEALPLPDRLMVWNLVKAERDGEILLEVSDAVRETLIASMAPAELTAAAQTLDADELADLAPDLPREVVQSLFQTLPHEEREQLRAALSYPEGTVGALMDFDMVTVREDVTLEVVFRYLRRFDALPDHTDQLFVVDRNDVLQGVLSLSRLLVSEPETEVTAVMRSDTLRFTPHDPADDAAEAFDRYDLVSAPVVDAEGKLVGRLDVAAVLDYFREESESEQLAQAGLREEEDIFAPVWNSVKNRWAWLAINLVTAFIASRVIGLFEGSIEKLVALAALMPIVAGIGGNSGNQTITMIVRAIALGQLSPDHARRLYRKELGVSLINGLVWGGLLGVLAWALYGSLALGLVMTSAMTLNLLLAATVGVAIPVTLARLGRDPAVGSSVMITAVTDSGGFFIFLGLATLFLL; encoded by the coding sequence ATGGGGGATGCGGACGCCCTGCAGGCGCGCCTGGCCGAGGTGCAGACCCTGCTGGCGCGGCACCGCCTGGTGGAGGATCTGGTGCATCGCCAGGAAATGCCCCGCCACGACCTGGTCGAGTCCCTGGTGCACAAGCGCCACCTGGCCGAGCTGCGCGGCAAGCTCGACAAGATGCACCCGGCGGACATCGCCACCATCCTCGAAGCCCTGCCCCTGCCCGACCGCCTGATGGTCTGGAACCTGGTCAAGGCCGAGCGCGACGGCGAGATCCTGCTCGAGGTCTCGGACGCGGTACGGGAAACCCTGATTGCCTCGATGGCCCCGGCCGAACTGACGGCGGCGGCCCAGACCCTGGACGCCGACGAGCTGGCCGACCTGGCCCCGGACCTGCCCCGGGAGGTGGTGCAGAGCCTGTTCCAGACCCTGCCCCATGAGGAACGGGAGCAGCTGCGCGCTGCCCTGTCCTACCCGGAAGGCACGGTGGGGGCGCTGATGGATTTCGACATGGTGACGGTGCGCGAGGACGTCACCCTGGAAGTGGTGTTCCGCTACCTGCGCCGCTTCGACGCCCTGCCCGATCACACCGACCAGCTGTTCGTGGTGGACCGCAACGACGTGCTGCAGGGGGTGCTGTCCCTGTCGCGCCTGCTCGTCTCCGAGCCGGAAACCGAAGTCACCGCGGTGATGCGCAGCGACACCCTGCGCTTTACCCCCCACGACCCGGCCGACGACGCGGCCGAGGCCTTCGACCGCTACGACCTGGTCTCGGCCCCGGTGGTGGACGCCGAGGGCAAGCTGGTGGGGCGCTTGGATGTGGCCGCCGTGCTCGACTACTTCCGCGAGGAGAGCGAAAGCGAACAACTGGCCCAGGCCGGTCTGCGCGAGGAGGAGGACATCTTCGCCCCGGTGTGGAATTCGGTGAAGAACCGCTGGGCCTGGCTGGCCATCAACCTGGTGACGGCCTTCATCGCCTCCCGGGTGATCGGCCTGTTCGAGGGCTCCATCGAGAAGCTGGTGGCCCTGGCCGCCCTGATGCCGATCGTCGCCGGCATCGGCGGCAATTCGGGCAACCAGACCATCACCATGATCGTGCGCGCCATCGCCCTCGGCCAGCTCTCGCCGGACCACGCGCGGCGCCTCTACCGCAAGGAACTGGGAGTCTCCCTGATCAACGGCCTGGTCTGGGGGGGGTTGCTCGGGGTGCTCGCCTGGGCGCTCTACGGTTCCCTGGCGCTGGGGCTGGTGATGACCTCGGCGATGACCCTCAACCTGCTGCTGGCGGCCACCGTCGGCGTGGCCATTCCGGTCACCCTGGCGCGCCTCGGGCGCGATCCGGCGGTGGGCTCCAGCGTCATGATCACCGCCGTCACCGACTCCGGCGGCTTCTTCATCTTCCTCGGCCTGGCCACCCTGTTCCTGCTCTGA
- a CDS encoding methyl-accepting chemotaxis protein yields MNAPASRQNIPFLSTQLKLLLVFLNALVIAAVVLAYLVPDCLLALAIIPVVALTITGVAIRAARRPFRVLMVIHEQLAHARQGELHHRATETRGLGEIGLVAWELNDLLDLVETYFKEINTCFRRVSGGDYSRRPIASGMPGVFSISLDNVAKAVQAMGENDRYVRQNRLASRLHTLNTDNLRANLASSQTDLQRITEAVGTVADIARENADSARTSLAVSADLGGHLDTIAATVATVGDAAGALRQEWQGIERALTGIAAIAEQTNLLALNAAIEAARAGEAGRGFAVVADEVTKLASRSKNTVDDVQKVLGTLSARIEAMNSEAGSAGSVAGTVRAAVEDFRQRFARVAETSAEVIDRVAGVEDRALVSLMKVDRVVFKQEAYHALADGSSHVLSDAEDCRLAQWMNSEGRNRFGHQPAFNALAAPQRAMHHEASLAVAALADNDDERVVQQMGKVEAASRDLLALLDRLADEGHARAAARPA; encoded by the coding sequence ATGAACGCGCCCGCCTCCCGTCAGAACATCCCCTTCCTCAGCACCCAGCTGAAGCTGCTGCTGGTCTTTCTCAACGCCCTGGTGATCGCTGCGGTGGTCCTCGCCTATCTGGTACCCGACTGCCTGCTCGCCCTGGCGATCATCCCCGTGGTGGCCCTGACGATCACCGGCGTGGCCATCCGCGCCGCCCGACGGCCGTTCCGGGTGCTGATGGTGATTCATGAGCAACTGGCCCACGCTCGCCAGGGTGAACTGCACCACCGCGCCACGGAAACCCGGGGGCTGGGCGAAATCGGCCTGGTGGCCTGGGAGTTGAACGACCTGCTCGACCTGGTGGAAACCTACTTCAAGGAAATCAACACCTGCTTCCGCCGCGTCAGCGGTGGCGACTACAGCCGCCGCCCCATTGCCAGCGGCATGCCCGGCGTGTTTTCCATCTCCCTCGACAACGTCGCCAAGGCGGTCCAAGCCATGGGCGAAAATGACCGCTACGTGCGCCAGAACCGCCTGGCCTCGCGCCTGCACACCCTCAACACCGACAACCTGCGCGCCAACCTGGCCTCCAGCCAGACCGACCTGCAGCGCATCACCGAGGCCGTCGGTACGGTGGCCGACATCGCCCGCGAGAATGCCGATTCGGCCCGCACCAGCCTGGCCGTGAGCGCCGACCTGGGCGGTCACCTGGACACCATCGCCGCCACGGTGGCCACCGTCGGCGACGCGGCCGGCGCCCTGCGCCAGGAATGGCAAGGCATCGAACGGGCACTCACCGGCATTGCCGCCATCGCCGAACAGACCAACCTGCTAGCCCTCAACGCGGCCATCGAAGCCGCCCGGGCCGGCGAGGCCGGGCGTGGCTTCGCCGTAGTGGCCGACGAGGTGACCAAGCTGGCCAGCCGCAGCAAGAACACGGTGGACGATGTGCAAAAGGTGCTCGGCACCTTGTCGGCACGCATCGAAGCGATGAACAGCGAGGCCGGCAGCGCCGGCTCGGTAGCCGGGACCGTGCGCGCCGCGGTGGAAGACTTCCGCCAGCGCTTCGCCCGGGTGGCGGAGACCTCCGCCGAAGTGATCGACCGGGTCGCCGGCGTGGAAGACCGGGCCCTGGTATCGCTGATGAAGGTGGACCGGGTGGTCTTCAAGCAGGAGGCCTATCACGCCCTGGCCGACGGCAGCAGCCACGTCCTGAGCGATGCCGAAGATTGCCGCCTGGCCCAGTGGATGAACAGCGAAGGGCGCAACCGCTTCGGCCACCAGCCCGCCTTCAACGCCCTGGCCGCCCCGCAGCGGGCGATGCACCACGAAGCCAGCCTGGCCGTAGCCGCCCTGGCGGACAACGACGACGAGCGGGTGGTGCAGCAGATGGGCAAGGTTGAAGCCGCCAGCCGCGACCTGCTCGCCCTGCTCGACCGCCTCGCCGACGAAGGCCACGCCCGGGCAGCCGCGCGACCGGCCTGA
- a CDS encoding PAS domain-containing protein encodes MVFHSSPHGSETPVLPDDVIITKTDPQGRITYANRTFMRIVGAPEAALLGHPHNIIRHPDMPRGAFRLMWKTLAAGHEFFAAVKNCTASGGFYWVFANITPDYDAAGKLQGYFSVRRHLRAEARTAIEPIYARMRAIEQEAGKQAGPDRSMEWLAGELAKLGVSYERFVLDLAGFGLEGGK; translated from the coding sequence ATGGTGTTCCACTCATCCCCCCACGGATCGGAAACCCCGGTCCTCCCCGACGACGTCATCATTACCAAGACCGATCCCCAGGGCCGTATCACCTACGCCAACCGTACTTTCATGCGCATCGTCGGCGCCCCTGAAGCGGCATTGCTGGGTCATCCGCACAACATCATCCGCCATCCGGACATGCCCCGGGGGGCCTTCCGCCTGATGTGGAAGACCCTAGCCGCCGGACACGAATTCTTTGCCGCGGTGAAGAACTGCACCGCCAGCGGCGGCTTTTACTGGGTCTTTGCCAACATCACCCCGGACTACGACGCGGCGGGCAAGCTGCAGGGCTACTTCTCGGTGCGCCGCCACCTGCGCGCCGAAGCTCGCACGGCGATCGAGCCGATCTACGCCCGGATGCGCGCCATCGAGCAGGAAGCAGGCAAACAGGCTGGCCCGGACCGTTCGATGGAATGGCTGGCCGGCGAACTGGCCAAGCTGGGCGTCAGCTACGAGCGCTTCGTCCTCGACCTGGCCGGTTTCGGCCTGGAGGGTGGCAAATGA
- a CDS encoding NAD-dependent succinate-semialdehyde dehydrogenase: MSTILSLQDSHLLQQLAYVDGQWISADDEATFPVTNPASGTVLARVPRCGSAETQRAIAAAEAAWPAWRARTAKERGQILRRWFDLMNAHAEDLAQLITAEGGKPLAEARGEVTYAASFVEWFAEEGKRAYGETIPTTAPDKRLAVIKQPIGVAAAITPWNFPAAMITRKVAPALAAGCPVVVKPAEQTPLTALALAELADRAGLPAGVFNVVTGDAADAPAIGATLTASPVVRKLSFTGSTEVGRLLMAQSAPTLKKLSLELGGNAPFIVFDDADVDAAVDGLMAAKYRNTGQTCVCANRVLVQEGIYARFAAALADKVAQLRVGNGAEVGVQQGPLIDGAGLAKVEELVADALAKGARVLTGGARLEDAWARDGHFFQPTVLAEVTPAMRLAREEIFGPVAPLFRFASEDEAVRLANATEYGLAAYFYSRDVGRCHRVSEALEYGMVGVNTGLISNEVAPFGGVKQSGLGREGAHYGLEEYLEVKYVCTSIA, translated from the coding sequence ATGAGCACCATTCTTTCTCTCCAAGACAGCCATTTGCTGCAACAGCTCGCCTACGTCGACGGCCAGTGGATCAGCGCCGACGACGAGGCCACTTTCCCCGTGACCAACCCGGCCAGCGGCACCGTACTGGCTCGGGTGCCGCGCTGCGGCAGCGCCGAAACCCAGCGCGCCATCGCCGCCGCCGAGGCCGCCTGGCCGGCCTGGCGTGCCCGCACCGCCAAGGAGCGGGGCCAGATCCTGCGTCGCTGGTTCGACCTGATGAATGCCCATGCCGAGGACTTGGCACAACTGATTACCGCCGAGGGCGGCAAACCCCTGGCCGAGGCCCGCGGCGAAGTGACCTACGCCGCCTCCTTCGTCGAGTGGTTCGCCGAGGAAGGCAAGCGCGCCTACGGCGAGACCATCCCCACCACCGCCCCGGACAAGCGCCTGGCGGTGATCAAGCAACCGATCGGGGTGGCCGCGGCGATCACGCCGTGGAACTTCCCCGCCGCCATGATCACCCGCAAGGTGGCCCCGGCCCTGGCCGCCGGCTGTCCGGTGGTGGTCAAACCGGCCGAACAGACGCCGCTCACCGCCTTGGCCCTGGCCGAATTGGCCGACCGGGCGGGCCTTCCCGCCGGAGTGTTCAACGTGGTCACCGGCGACGCTGCCGATGCGCCAGCCATCGGCGCGACCCTGACCGCCAGTCCGGTGGTACGCAAGCTGTCGTTCACCGGCTCCACCGAGGTCGGCCGGCTGCTCATGGCGCAGAGCGCGCCAACCCTGAAGAAACTGTCCCTGGAACTGGGCGGCAACGCTCCCTTCATCGTCTTCGACGACGCCGACGTAGACGCGGCCGTGGACGGGCTGATGGCCGCCAAGTACCGCAACACCGGCCAGACCTGCGTCTGCGCCAACCGGGTGCTGGTCCAGGAGGGCATCTACGCGCGCTTTGCGGCCGCCTTGGCCGACAAGGTGGCCCAGCTCCGGGTCGGTAACGGCGCCGAGGTCGGGGTACAGCAGGGGCCGTTGATCGACGGCGCCGGCCTGGCCAAGGTCGAGGAACTGGTGGCCGATGCCCTGGCCAAGGGGGCCCGCGTGCTGACCGGCGGCGCTCGGCTAGAGGACGCCTGGGCCCGGGACGGCCATTTCTTCCAGCCGACGGTGCTGGCCGAGGTGACCCCGGCGATGCGTCTGGCCCGGGAGGAAATCTTCGGCCCGGTGGCCCCGCTGTTCCGGTTCGCTAGCGAGGACGAGGCGGTGCGCCTGGCCAACGCCACCGAGTACGGTCTGGCCGCCTACTTCTACAGCCGCGACGTGGGCCGCTGCCACCGGGTATCCGAAGCCCTGGAATACGGCATGGTGGGGGTCAATACCGGCCTCATCTCCAACGAGGTGGCACCCTTCGGCGGGGTCAAGCAATCCGGCCTGGGCCGCGAGGGGGCCCATTACGGTCTGGAGGAATACCTGGAAGTGAAGTACGTGTGCACCAGCATCGCCTGA
- a CDS encoding NAD(P)H-dependent flavin oxidoreductase, which yields MTIPAAFRGRMTVPAIVAPMFLVSGPDLVSAACRAGVAASFPSLNARPLETLDAWFGQLNETLDETHAPYGVNLILHPSNTRLADDLALVVKHKVPFVITSLGNPAPVVEAVHAYGGVVFSDVIHAYHAKKAIEAGVDGIIAVGAGAGGHAGTQSPFALIREIREFWNGTLILGGAISDGASIRAAEVLGADFAYMGTRFIATQESMAQPAYKDMLTTAGPRDIVYTPAVSGTNANFLWPSLEKAGYTQESLAAGGKPANHDYGEEAKAWRDVWSAGHGVATIHDVPTVAALAARLAEEYRLACALPPSPALRA from the coding sequence ATGACCATCCCCGCCGCCTTCCGCGGACGGATGACGGTGCCTGCCATCGTCGCCCCGATGTTCCTCGTGTCCGGCCCGGACTTGGTGTCCGCCGCCTGCCGTGCCGGGGTCGCCGCCTCGTTCCCCAGCCTCAACGCCCGGCCCCTGGAAACCCTGGACGCCTGGTTCGGCCAGCTCAACGAAACTCTGGACGAGACCCACGCCCCCTACGGCGTCAACCTCATCCTGCATCCGTCCAACACCCGCCTGGCCGACGACCTGGCCCTGGTGGTGAAGCACAAGGTGCCCTTCGTCATCACCAGCCTGGGCAACCCGGCGCCGGTGGTGGAAGCGGTGCATGCCTACGGCGGTGTGGTGTTCTCCGACGTGATCCACGCCTACCACGCCAAGAAGGCCATCGAGGCCGGGGTGGACGGCATCATCGCCGTGGGCGCCGGCGCCGGCGGCCACGCCGGCACGCAAAGCCCCTTCGCCCTGATCCGCGAGATCCGCGAGTTCTGGAACGGCACCCTGATCCTGGGCGGCGCCATTTCCGACGGCGCCAGCATCCGCGCCGCCGAAGTGCTCGGCGCCGACTTCGCCTACATGGGCACCCGCTTCATCGCCACCCAGGAGTCCATGGCCCAGCCGGCCTACAAGGACATGCTGACCACCGCCGGGCCCCGCGACATCGTCTATACCCCGGCCGTCTCCGGCACCAACGCCAACTTCCTCTGGCCCAGCCTGGAGAAGGCCGGCTACACCCAGGAAAGCCTGGCTGCCGGCGGCAAGCCGGCCAACCACGACTACGGCGAGGAAGCCAAGGCCTGGCGCGACGTGTGGAGCGCCGGCCACGGCGTCGCCACCATCCACGATGTGCCCACGGTGGCCGCACTAGCCGCCCGGCTGGCCGAGGAATACCGGCTGGCCTGCGCCCTCCCGCCGTCGCCGGCCTTGCGCGCCTGA
- the mtgA gene encoding monofunctional biosynthetic peptidoglycan transglycosylase yields the protein MRVILRWLKRAVLAVIALVLGYQLWLFGWVLWWSWANPDMTRFMEIRLAELRLKDPKAQLKKQWVDYARISPNLKRAIIAAEDAKFVDHEGFDWEGIQKAIEKNQRRGKVVAGGSTISQQLAKNLFLSPAKTPWRKAEEAVITLMIEATWDKRRIFEVYLNVIEWGNGVFGAEAAARHYYGISAAQLGSDQAARLAGMVPNPRFYDRNRGAPGLGRKAAIIQVRMPAAEIP from the coding sequence ATGCGCGTTATCCTGCGCTGGCTGAAGCGTGCCGTGCTGGCCGTGATCGCCCTGGTGCTGGGCTATCAGCTGTGGCTGTTCGGCTGGGTGCTGTGGTGGAGCTGGGCCAACCCGGACATGACCCGCTTCATGGAAATCCGCCTGGCCGAGTTGCGCCTCAAGGACCCCAAGGCCCAGCTGAAGAAGCAGTGGGTCGATTACGCGCGCATCTCGCCCAATCTCAAGCGCGCCATCATCGCCGCCGAGGACGCCAAGTTCGTGGACCACGAGGGCTTCGACTGGGAAGGCATCCAGAAGGCCATCGAGAAGAACCAGCGGCGCGGCAAGGTGGTGGCCGGCGGCTCCACCATCTCCCAGCAACTGGCCAAGAACCTCTTCCTCAGTCCGGCCAAGACGCCCTGGCGCAAGGCCGAGGAGGCCGTCATCACCCTGATGATCGAAGCCACCTGGGACAAGCGGCGCATCTTCGAGGTCTACCTCAACGTCATCGAATGGGGCAACGGCGTGTTCGGCGCCGAGGCCGCCGCCCGCCACTACTACGGCATCTCCGCCGCCCAACTGGGCAGCGACCAGGCGGCCCGGCTGGCCGGCATGGTGCCCAACCCGCGCTTCTATGACCGCAACCGGGGCGCCCCGGGGCTGGGGCGCAAGGCGGCGATCATCCAGGTGCGCATGCCGGCGGCAGAAATCCCCTGA